A single genomic interval of Geotoga petraea harbors:
- a CDS encoding Fic family protein, giving the protein MKDYDLKDNYYCYNGSIVLKNKFDIKDKKLLDSVEKDITGSILLLLQSKNFHKKEKYLIEYEYDEFIEKLSYFITELNIIHPFREGNGRVIREYFRILLERKNLFVDYSDKEKYLEAMIESPYNMNKLKQFLNNNLKKY; this is encoded by the coding sequence ATGAAAGATTATGATTTAAAGGATAATTACTATTGTTATAATGGTTCTATTGTTTTAAAAAATAAATTTGATATTAAAGATAAAAAATTATTAGATTCAGTGGAAAAGGATATCACTGGATCTATTCTTTTATTGTTGCAGTCAAAAAACTTTCATAAAAAAGAAAAGTATTTGATTGAGTATGAATATGATGAATTCATAGAAAAATTAAGTTATTTTATTACAGAATTAAATATTATTCATCCTTTTAGAGAAGGAAATGGTAGAGTTATTAGAGAGTATTTTAGAATCCTTCTGGAAAGGAAGAATTTGTTTGTAGATTATAGTGATAAAGAAAAATATCTAGAGGCTATGATAGAGTCTCCCTATAACATGAACAAGTTGAAACAATTTTTGAATAACAATTTAAAAAAATATTGA
- a CDS encoding VanZ family protein: protein MKGRKYIIIALVFLIVWVGVILFFGTRRPVESSNQSYFVYNAIKSIDNVFDFSDTKWFREIEVFLKKLWLRDQYADSIALIRKSAHFGIYFILGGFSWLFGFLYSKRFLIGALLGVSLPALIASIDEYSQEFVGRGSALNDVIIDISGAFFANLIIMVVYIVYKIWKKRGEIMK from the coding sequence ATGAAAGGAAGAAAATATATAATAATAGCGTTGGTATTTTTAATAGTTTGGGTGGGGGTTATTCTGTTTTTTGGGACAAGAAGGCCAGTGGAATCTTCAAACCAATCTTATTTTGTATATAATGCTATTAAATCAATAGATAATGTTTTTGATTTTTCAGATACGAAATGGTTTAGAGAGATAGAAGTATTTTTGAAGAAACTATGGCTTAGAGATCAATACGCTGATTCTATAGCACTGATTAGAAAGAGCGCGCATTTTGGGATATATTTTATACTTGGTGGTTTTTCTTGGTTATTTGGGTTTTTGTATTCAAAGAGATTTTTGATAGGAGCTCTGCTTGGAGTTTCTTTACCAGCCCTTATAGCTTCTATAGATGAATATTCACAAGAGTTTGTTGGAAGAGGGTCTGCATTGAACGATGTTATTATTGATATTTCTGGAGCTTTTTTTGCTAATTTAATTATTATGGTTGTTTATATTGTTTATAAGATTTGGAAGAAAAGGGGAGAAATCATGAAATGA